The region TGGGCATGCGGCTGATCAGGTAGATGTCCTTGGGCAGGAAGCTCGCGTGGAACAGTTGCTCCAGCGCCGGCACGATCACATCGATGTTGTAGGCGATCCCCAGGCCCAGCATCAGGCCGGCGAAGGTGCCGATGACGCCCACCGCGGCGCCCTGCACGACGAAGATCCCCATGATGCTGGCGGGGCTCGCGCCGAGCGTGCGCAGGATCGCGATGTCGGCGCGCTTGTCGGTCACCGTCATCACGAGCGTGCTCACGAGGTTGAACGCGGCCACGGCGACGATCAGGGTGAGGATGATGAACATCATGCGCTTTTCGACCTGCACCGCCGCGAACCAGGTCCGGTTCTGCCGCGTCCAGTCGCGGATCAGCACTTCGCCGGTGAGCGTGCGGCCCAGCTCGGCGGCCACCTCGGGCGCCTGGTGCAGGTCCTTGAGCTTCAGGCGGATGCCCGTCGGGCCTTCGTAGCGGAAGATTTTCGCCGCGTCGTCCTGGTGCAGCATCGCGAGCGCGCTGTCGTATTCGAAGTGGCCCGAATCGAAGGTGCCGACCACCGTCATCTGTTTCAGGCGCGGCACGACGCCGGCCGGGGTGACCTGGCCGCTGGGCGCGATCAGGGTGACCGGGTCGCCGGTGCGCACGCCGAGGGCCCGCGCGAGCTCGACGCCCAGCACCACGCCGAATTGGCCGGCCACCAGCTTGTCGAGCACCGGCTGCATGCTCGCGGCGATGTCGGTCACCTCGGCTTCATGCGCGGGGTCGATGCCGCGCACCATCACGCCGCGCATGTCCTCGCCCCGCGCGAGCAGGGCCTGGGCCGAGACGAAAGTTGCGGCGCCGACGACCTGCGGATTCTTCTTCGCCTCCGCGATCGTGCGATTCGCATCCGGCAGCATGCCCCCGCCGGGGCCGAACACTTCGATGTGCGACACCACGCCCAGCATCCGGTCGCGCACTTCCTTCTGGAAGCCGTTCATCACCGACAGCACGATGATGAGCGCCGCCACGCCCAGCGCGATGCCGAGCATGGACACGCCGGAGATGAAGGAGATGAAGCCGTTGCGCCGGGTGGCGCGGCCTGCGCGGGTGTAGCGCCAGCCCAGGGCCAGTTCGTAAGGGATTCGCATGGATGAGGGCAAGCCCTGCTTATTGTTGGGCCAGATTGTGGCATCCCCGACAATACGGGCATGTCGGACGGCGCCCACTTGTTGATCCCCTTCGCCTCATGCCTGGCGCCGGGGTCCGGCGAGGCGTTGCGGAGCACTCCCCTGCCCCACCTCGCGAGCCTGCTCACGCGCCTCGTTCCCGGCGAGAAGCCGCCGGGCGACGAGCACTCGCTGTCGATGCCGCACGAGCGCCTGCTCGCCACGCTCCTGGGGCTCCCCACCGTCGACGGCCTCATCCCGTGGGCCGCGCGCGAGGCGTCGCATGAGCGGCTCGGCGGCGCGGACGGCGCCTGGGCCTGGATCACGCCCTGCCACTGGCGCGTGGGCACCGACCACGTGGCCATGGACGTGGTGGCCGACCTGTCCGTAGATGAGCAGCAGTCCCGCACCTGCCTCGAAGCGATGCGCCCTTACTTTGCCGAGGACGGGATCGACCTGCACTATGTCGCGCCCACCCGCTGGCTCGCGCGCGGCGACCTCTTCCGGCAACTGCCCGCCGCATCGCTGGATCGCGTGGAAGGCCGCGTCATCGACCCCTGGATGCCGCGCACGGCCGGCGCCGCGCCGCTGCGCCGCCTGCAGCAGGAGATGCAGATGCTGCTGTACACGCATCCGCTGAACGAGGACCGCATCGCGCGCGGGCTGCTGCCCATCACGTCGTTCTGGGCGAGCGGCACGGGCGCGCTGGGCACCGACAGCGCGGCGTCCACGGCTCCGCCGCGCATCGCCGAAGCCTTGCGCCAGCCCGCGCTGCATGAAGACTGGGCCGCGTGGGCCTCGGCGTGGCGCGAGATCGATGCGACCGAGTGCGCGGCCCTCGTGCAAACGCTGCGCACCGGGGCGCCGGTCCAGCTCTCGTTGTGCGGCGAACGCAGCGCGCGCACCTGGACGAGCGAAGGCGCCGGCGGACTCATGCGCAGGCTCGGTGGCATGATCGCGCCCGTGAAACCCGCCGACGTGCTCGAAGCCCTATGAAGATCATTCCCCGCGACATCCCGCCGCGCGCCGCCTGGGCGCTGGAACAGGCGGGTGTCCATCCGCTGCTCGCGCGGCTCTACGCCGCGCGCGGCGTGCTCGGCAAGGACGAACTCGACGACGGCCTCGCCCGCCTGCTGCCGCCCGCCGGCATGCGGGGCCTCGCGCAGGCCTCCGTGCTGCTGGCCGATGCCATCGCCGGCGACCGGAAGCTGTGCATCGTCGCGGACTACGACTGCGACGGCGCCACCGCCTGCGCCGTCGCCGTGCGCGGCCTGCGCCTCCTCGGCGCGAAGCACGTCGACTACCTCGTGCCCGACCGCGTGATCGACGGCTACGGCCTCACGCCGCCGATCGCACGGCGCGTCAAGCAGCGCGGCGCCGACGTGCTCATCACGGTGGACAACGGCATCGCGAGCGTGGAGGGTGTCGCGACCGCGAACGAGCTGGGCCTGCAGGTGCTGGTGACGGACCATCACCTGCCCGGCGCGCAACTGCCGGACGCCGCGGTGATCGTGAACCCGAACCACCCCGAGTGCGGCTTCGAGAGCAAATCCATTGCCGGTGTCGGCGTGATGTTCTACGTGCTGCTGGCCTTGCGCTCCGAGCTGCGCCAGCGCGGCGTCTTCGATGCGCAGACGCAGCCCAAGCTCGACGCGCTCCTGCCGCTCGTCGCGCTGGGGACTGTGGCCGACGTCGTCAAGCTCGACGCGAACAATCGCCGCCTCGTCGCGCAGGGCCTCAAGCGCATCCGCGCGGGCGCGATGCCCTGCGGACTCGCGAGCCTCTTTGCCGCCGCCGCGCGCAAGCATGCGATGGCCACGACCTTCGACTTCGGCTTCGCGCTCGGGCCGCGCATCAATGCGGCGGGCCGCATGTCCGACATGACGCTCGGCATCGAATGCCTGATGACGGACGACGCCGCGCGCGGCGACGAACTCGCGAAGCAGCTCGACGCGATCAACCGCGAGCGCCGCGAAGTCGAGGGCGACATGCGCGAACAGGCGATGGAAATCGTCGACACGCTGTTCGACGAAGGCGAGGAACCGCCGCCCGCCATCTGCGTGTTCGACCCCGACTTCCACGAGGGCGTGGTGGGCATCGTCGCTTCGCGCGTGAAGGACAAGCTGCACCGCCCCACCTTCGTCTTCGCGGCGAGCCAGGCGCCGGGCAAGGAGCACGAGCTCAAGGGATCGGGCCGCTCGATCCCGGGCTTCCACCTGCGCGACGCGCTCGACCTCGTGGCCAAGCGCCACCCCGGCGTGCTGCTGCGTTTCGGCGGCCATGCGATGGCTGCGGGCTGCACGGTGCCGGAGGACCAGCTCGACGTCTTCGAGAACGCGCTGACGCAGGTCGCTCACGAATGGCTGGACGCCGCGACACTCAAGCGTAGCCTCGCCACAGACGGCCCGCTCGCGCCGGAATACCGCCGCGCCGACCTGGTCGACACGCTGCATCATGAAGTGTGGGGCCAGGGCTTCGCGCCGCCGGTGTTCAGCGAGGAGGTCGAAGTGATTTCACAGCGCCTCGTGGGGGACAAGCACCTGCAGCTGAAGCTGAAGCACCAGGGCCAGCCGGTGGACGGCATCTGGTTCGGCCGCACGGAACCTTTGCCCGCGCGCGTGACGCTCGCGTTCCGGCTCGATGCGGACGAATGGCAGGGGGTGCGGCGCGTGCGCTTCCTGGTGGAAGGCGCCGACGAGCAGGCGTGACTCAGGCGTGCAGGCCAGCGGGGACCGGCGCGCGCTCGTCGTCGAAATAGGCGAAGAGCTTGGCCGCGATGCCGCGCAGCTCGCGGTCCTGCAGGGTGTGCGCGCGTGCCAGCTGCCACATCGCGTACTCGCGGTCGCCCAGCATCATGGAGGTGTTGATGCAGCGGCCATGCCCTGCCATGAGCAG is a window of Caenimonas aquaedulcis DNA encoding:
- a CDS encoding phosphoglycerate mutase translates to MSDGAHLLIPFASCLAPGSGEALRSTPLPHLASLLTRLVPGEKPPGDEHSLSMPHERLLATLLGLPTVDGLIPWAAREASHERLGGADGAWAWITPCHWRVGTDHVAMDVVADLSVDEQQSRTCLEAMRPYFAEDGIDLHYVAPTRWLARGDLFRQLPAASLDRVEGRVIDPWMPRTAGAAPLRRLQQEMQMLLYTHPLNEDRIARGLLPITSFWASGTGALGTDSAASTAPPRIAEALRQPALHEDWAAWASAWREIDATECAALVQTLRTGAPVQLSLCGERSARTWTSEGAGGLMRRLGGMIAPVKPADVLEAL
- the recJ gene encoding single-stranded-DNA-specific exonuclease RecJ, with the protein product MKIIPRDIPPRAAWALEQAGVHPLLARLYAARGVLGKDELDDGLARLLPPAGMRGLAQASVLLADAIAGDRKLCIVADYDCDGATACAVAVRGLRLLGAKHVDYLVPDRVIDGYGLTPPIARRVKQRGADVLITVDNGIASVEGVATANELGLQVLVTDHHLPGAQLPDAAVIVNPNHPECGFESKSIAGVGVMFYVLLALRSELRQRGVFDAQTQPKLDALLPLVALGTVADVVKLDANNRRLVAQGLKRIRAGAMPCGLASLFAAAARKHAMATTFDFGFALGPRINAAGRMSDMTLGIECLMTDDAARGDELAKQLDAINRERREVEGDMREQAMEIVDTLFDEGEEPPPAICVFDPDFHEGVVGIVASRVKDKLHRPTFVFAASQAPGKEHELKGSGRSIPGFHLRDALDLVAKRHPGVLLRFGGHAMAAGCTVPEDQLDVFENALTQVAHEWLDAATLKRSLATDGPLAPEYRRADLVDTLHHEVWGQGFAPPVFSEEVEVISQRLVGDKHLQLKLKHQGQPVDGIWFGRTEPLPARVTLAFRLDADEWQGVRRVRFLVEGADEQA
- a CDS encoding lipoprotein-releasing ABC transporter permease subunit produces the protein MRIPYELALGWRYTRAGRATRRNGFISFISGVSMLGIALGVAALIIVLSVMNGFQKEVRDRMLGVVSHIEVFGPGGGMLPDANRTIAEAKKNPQVVGAATFVSAQALLARGEDMRGVMVRGIDPAHEAEVTDIAASMQPVLDKLVAGQFGVVLGVELARALGVRTGDPVTLIAPSGQVTPAGVVPRLKQMTVVGTFDSGHFEYDSALAMLHQDDAAKIFRYEGPTGIRLKLKDLHQAPEVAAELGRTLTGEVLIRDWTRQNRTWFAAVQVEKRMMFIILTLIVAVAAFNLVSTLVMTVTDKRADIAILRTLGASPASIMGIFVVQGAAVGVIGTFAGLMLGLGIAYNIDVIVPALEQLFHASFLPKDIYLISRMPSDPQRSDILPIAVISLVLAFVATIYPSWRASRVNPAEALRYE